AATTCGCCGGCGGCAAGCCGGCATGGCAGGACGTCACGGCGAGCGTCGCCAGAATCCGCGCGACGCCGCCGGCAGAGTGAAATCGCCGAACGCATTGCAGCACGTTTCGCAGCACCACTTGCAGCACAACGCGCGACACGGCTCGCGGAACGAATCGCCAACGCTTCAACGCTTGATAAAAACGACCGCATTCCCGCAATCCTTTTTGATAACGGAGAAACGCATGACCACGCGCGCAGGATGGATCTCTCGCCTCACGATTTCAACGGTTCTATCGCTCGCGGCCTTTGGCGCGAGTGCACAGCAGACCATCAAGATCGGGGAAATCAACAGCTATAAGGCGCAGCCCGCCTTTCTGGGGCCTTACAAGAATGGCTGGAATCTCGCGCTCGAGCAGGTGAACGCGGCGGGGGGCGTGCTCGGCAAACAGCTCGAAGTGGTGTCGCGCGACGACAACGGCAATCCGGGCGACGCGATCCGCGTCGCGCAGGAGTTGATTGCGCGAGAGCAGGTGCAATTGCTGTTCGGCGGTTTCCTGTCGAACACCGGTCTCGCGCTGACTGACTTCGCGAAGCAGAAGAAGATTTTCTTCCTCGCGGCCGAGCCGTTGACCGACAAGATCGTGTGGGCCGACGGCAACAAATACACGTACCGTCTGCGGCCTTCGACGTATATGCAGGTGGCGATGCTGGTGCCGGAGGCGGTGAAGCTGAAGAAGAAGCGTTGGGCGCTCGTGTATCCGAACTACGAGTACGGGCAATCGGCGGTGGCGACGTTCAAGAAGCTGATGACGGCAGCGCAGCCGGACGTGGAGTTTGTCGCCGAGCAGGCGACGCCGCTGGGCAATGTCGATGCGGGCGCGGTGTCGCAGGCGATCGCCGACGCGAAGCCGGATGCGATTTTCAACGTGCTGTTTGGCGCCGATCTCGGCAAGTTTGTGCGCGAGGGCAATACGCGCGGGTTGTTCAAGGACCGCGGCGTGGTGTCGTTGCTGACGGGTGAG
This genomic stretch from Paraburkholderia caffeinilytica harbors:
- a CDS encoding ABC transporter substrate-binding protein, which encodes MTTRAGWISRLTISTVLSLAAFGASAQQTIKIGEINSYKAQPAFLGPYKNGWNLALEQVNAAGGVLGKQLEVVSRDDNGNPGDAIRVAQELIAREQVQLLFGGFLSNTGLALTDFAKQKKIFFLAAEPLTDKIVWADGNKYTYRLRPSTYMQVAMLVPEAVKLKKKRWALVYPNYEYGQSAVATFKKLMTAAQPDVEFVAEQATPLGNVDAGAVSQAIADAKPDAIFNVLFGADLGKFVREGNTRGLFKDRGVVSLLTGEPDYLDPLGAEAPTGWIVTGYPWYSIDTAANKKFVDAYQAKYHDYPRLGSVVGYSALMSIAAGIKKAGSADSDKLAAAFKGLGVETPFGPITYRAQDNQSTMGAFVGVTGLKDGKGVMTSYRYIDGASVQPSDGEVKKLRASE